A segment of the Candidatus Bipolaricaulota bacterium genome:
CGCAACTACAACATCATCCTCCCGCTCATGTTCGCATGTGTGGTCGCCGATGTTGCGGCATGGCTCCTCTACCCGGACACGATATACACCCGCAAGCTCGTGCGCCGCGGAGTGCGGATCGACCAAGATCTCGGGTTCAACGTGCTCAAGACGCGGTTCGTCGCCGACGCGATGACCCGGGCGGTGGAGACCGTCCCCCAGGATCTTCCGGTGGAGGAAGTACAGGATAAGATCCTCAAAACCGGGCACCAAGGGTTCCCGGTTGTCGACGAGAACGGCCGCCTACTTGGGATCATCACCGGACGGGACGTGATGAAGGCGATGGAGAAGGATCCCAAGCTTCCCGCGATCACCGTTGCCCACCACCGCCTGGCCGTGGCATATCCGGACGAGACTCTCGACGATGTGTGGAAACGGATGGGGGAGCTCGGGATCGGCCGCCTTCCGGTGGTGTTGCGGAGCGATCCGAGCAAGCTCGTTGGAATCATCACCAAAGGGGACATCGCCCGATTTGCCCGGGCCGTGTGAGGAAGATCACCGCGTGTGCGCGCGCCGCTTCATGAGCAGGATGCTCAATCCAAGCATCACCACAGCGTAGCTCGCCAGGACGGTGAGCTCGAACCAGATCCCGGATATTCCCCATCCGCGCAGCATCACCGCCCGCAGGGCACGGTTCAGGTAGGTGAGCGGTATGATGTAGGCAAGTGGACGGAGCGTCGGGGAGAGGGCCTCCACCGGCCAGAACGCCTCGGTGAGGATCAGTCCGGGGATGATGATCAAAAGCGCGTACTGCACCGCCTGGAACTCGTTCCGTGCCAGGCCGGAAAGGAGCGTTCCCATCCCCTGTAACCCGATGGTGTAGACGACGATCACAAGGAGCATCAAAAGCAGGCTCCCAGCGAACATTGTGTGGAATAAGAAATAGGCGATCAAGATCACCTCGAGTGCTTGTAGGATGGCTATGATAGTAAATGCTAAGGTATAACCGAGGCTGAGCTCCCACGGGTGGACCGGGAATGTCAGGAGCCGTTCCAGAATCCCGTTGCGCTCCTCGCGCACCAAGGCGATCAGAGAGAGCATCGAGGTGATCACCGTGACCGCGAACCCGATCACTCCGGGGGAGTAGTAATCGAGGTAGTCAGCCTGCCCGGCGTAGATGTAGTCGACCTTGAGCAGGCTGCTGAAATCGACGGTTTTCCCGCCGATGTAGGCGAACATTAGGTTATTCAGCGCCCGCTCCACTGTGGCCACCACCGTGTCCGCCACCGGGACGTTGGAGCGGTCGATCGACAGTGAAATCCCTGGTCCGGGTGCCGCCTCACTCCGGGGTAGGAGGTGGATCGTTTGCCCCTGGTAGGTGTAGGGCATTCCGCCCTTGATCTGCAGCACCCGATCGATAACCCCCTGCGAAAACCCGGGTTGGATCACGATCACCGCCCATACCTTTCCGTCTTTCAGTTCGTTCCGTGCCTGGATTTCGTCATCCATCCAACGGGTGTGGAACACCTTCTTTCTGAATCCCTTGATCAGCTCTGAACTCAGAGATTTCTGCAAGGTTATCTGCCCAAACTCGCGCGTGTTCAGGGTGATGGTTCCCCGATCGTGGTCGACCACGATCACCCGCACATCGGTCGGGCTTCCGGAGAACGCGTACCCGAACAGGAGGATGAATATGAGGGGGATCGTCCCGATCATGAACACGGTGAGAAGGTCGTGGCGCAACCGACGGAAGACGTTACGGGCGACGAACAGCACGTTCATTTCGACTCTCCCTCCGTCTTCCCCACCAGGGCGAGGAACGCTTCTTCCAAGGTGGCGGCGTGTGCCTCCTCCTCCAACGCCTGCGGCGGTCCTTCTTCGATCAGCCGCCCCCGACTCATCAGACCGACGCGGTGGCAGCGGGACGCCTCCTCAAGGTAATGGGTGCTGATCAGGATCGTCGTCCCTTCCTCCGCCAGGTGCTTGAAGTGGGCCCAGAAGAACGCGCGCAGGTCGGGATCGACCCCCGCGGTCGGCTCGTCGAGGAGAAGGATGGCCGGTTTGTGGATCATCGCGGCGGCCAGCGAGACCCGGCGCTGCATCCCCCCGCTCAGATCGCGGGCGAGGGCGTCCCGTTTCCCCTCCAGATGCACGATCCTTAGGATCTCTTCGGTACGACTCTGGATCTCGGCTCGGGACAGCCCCTGCATCCGCCCAAAGAAGCATAGGTTCTCCCGTACGGACAGATCAGGATAGATCGCGTTCTCCTGCGGCATGTACCCGATCTCGTGTAGCACTGCGAACGACGGGATGCGATGTCCAAGGATGGTGATCTTCCCTGCATCGGGTTTGAGTATTCCGCATAGAAGGCGCATGGTCGTCGTTTTTCCGCTCCCGTTCGGTCCGATCAGCCCGTAGATCTCGGAACGGGGCACAATGAGAGAGAGCCGGTCGACCGCGGTTAGACGACCGAATCGCTTGGTCAGATTCTCAGTGCGGATCGCAGGGTCCATGCGCGGTAGTGTAGAAGATGGGAGGGAGGGAGTCAACGCGATGTCTCCCCAAGGGGAGGGGAAACGGGGTGATGGAGGAGCCGCGCCGTCCCGTGGGTGAACAGGTAGATGATCCCGTAGAGCACATACACGATCTCGGTCAGCTTGAGGGCGAACGAGAACCCGACTGCCGCTGCCTTCCCGATTCCGAACAGGGTGAATATCCCGATCAGGCCGCCCTCGATCACCCCCATCCCGCCTGGCGTGACCCACAGGAACATGTTGAGAAACATGGCAAGCGCGAAGATCAGGGTGAGGTCGAGTAGCGAAAGGACGATCCCGGCGGAGAAGTAGAAGAAGATGAGGGGGTTCAGCGCGAACAGGACCGAGGAGAGAAGGGCGGGGATGAACGCGAGTTGCGTCCTCCTCCGTCTTCGTGGTGAGAAGGCGCAGTCGATCTCCCGCTCCACCACCGCGAACCAGTCCGCCGCCCGGGAGATGTATCCCCGCCACGGGACCAGCCGGGCGATAAACCGAAGCCCGCGCGTCATCCACAAACGCTGGTGACGGAAGCT
Coding sequences within it:
- a CDS encoding CBS domain-containing protein, which gives rise to LFIGAAFGGAFGVMANMIFPATSAPYPAYALVGMAAVFSAVSRASLTSIVMLFEMTRNYNIILPLMFACVVADVAAWLLYPDTIYTRKLVRRGVRIDQDLGFNVLKTRFVADAMTRAVETVPQDLPVEEVQDKILKTGHQGFPVVDENGRLLGIITGRDVMKAMEKDPKLPAITVAHHRLAVAYPDETLDDVWKRMGELGIGRLPVVLRSDPSKLVGIITKGDIARFARAV
- a CDS encoding ABC-2 transporter permease; amino-acid sequence: MNVLFVARNVFRRLRHDLLTVFMIGTIPLIFILLFGYAFSGSPTDVRVIVVDHDRGTITLNTREFGQITLQKSLSSELIKGFRKKVFHTRWMDDEIQARNELKDGKVWAVIVIQPGFSQGVIDRVLQIKGGMPYTYQGQTIHLLPRSEAAPGPGISLSIDRSNVPVADTVVATVERALNNLMFAYIGGKTVDFSSLLKVDYIYAGQADYLDYYSPGVIGFAVTVITSMLSLIALVREERNGILERLLTFPVHPWELSLGYTLAFTIIAILQALEVILIAYFLFHTMFAGSLLLMLLVIVVYTIGLQGMGTLLSGLARNEFQAVQYALLIIIPGLILTEAFWPVEALSPTLRPLAYIIPLTYLNRALRAVMLRGWGISGIWFELTVLASYAVVMLGLSILLMKRRAHTR
- a CDS encoding ABC transporter ATP-binding protein, which codes for MDPAIRTENLTKRFGRLTAVDRLSLIVPRSEIYGLIGPNGSGKTTTMRLLCGILKPDAGKITILGHRIPSFAVLHEIGYMPQENAIYPDLSVRENLCFFGRMQGLSRAEIQSRTEEILRIVHLEGKRDALARDLSGGMQRRVSLAAAMIHKPAILLLDEPTAGVDPDLRAFFWAHFKHLAEEGTTILISTHYLEEASRCHRVGLMSRGRLIEEGPPQALEEEAHAATLEEAFLALVGKTEGESK